The DNA region GCTGCCCTCAAAGCCCTCTACTCCGTCGGTCTCCACCCCCGCGAGCGCGTTCAAGATGGCGACGCCACCGGTGCCAAACCTTTGGCTGTCAACGTCTTTGGCGTCGAGCTGTCCAACCCAATCGGCATCTCCGCTGGTCTCGACAAGGACGCTGAAATTCCCGACCCTCTGTTTGCTCTCGGCGCCGGTGTTGTCGAGGTAGGCGGCATCACGCCCCTTCCGCAAGAAGGAAACCCCAAGCCAAGAGTTTTCAGAGTTGTGTCTACCGATGGGTTGATCAACAGATATGGTCTAAACTCCAAGGGTGCTGACGCCGTGGCTGCGCACCTGAGGGAAAGACTACGGACACTTGCCCGGAGCATTGGTTTCACGGAAAAGGAGATGCTTGACGGGGCGGCGGGAGTTCCGGTGGGCAGCTTGAAGGATGGGCGCTTGCTGTGCGTGCAGATtgccaagaacaagaagacaGATGAGAAGGATGTGGAGGCTGTGAAGAAGGATTATGTCACTTGTGTCAACAGGCTGGCACCATACGCCGATGTGCTGGTTGTCAATGTCAGCAGTCCCAACACTCCTGGCCTGAGAGATTTGCAGGCTACCGGCCCATTGACTGCGCTGCTGAGCGCcgtcgtggaggaggcgcaAAAGACCAAGAGAAAGGTCAAGCCCAGAGTCATGGTCAAGGTCAGCccagatgaggatgacgacagCCAGATGGAGGGTGTGGTGCAGGCTGTGTGGATGAGCGGAGTGGACGGTGTTATTGTGGGCAACACAACCAAGAAGAGGACGGGGCTCGTGCCAAAGGGCGTGAGACTGACCAGCCAGGAGCAGAAGAACATCATGGAGGATGGTGGCTACTCGGGTCCAGCGCTGTTCAATCAGACGCTGAACTTGGTTGGAAGATACAGAAAGATGCTGGACAGCTATTCGCTCAAGACCGAGGGCCTCGGGGATGCGTTCAACAAGGACCAAAAGGTCATCTTCGCGACGGGTGGTATCACAAATGGCGACGAGGCTCTCAAGGTTCTCAATGCTGGAGCCAGCGTTGCCATGGTTTACACCGGGATGGTCTATGGTGGGTCCGGCACTATCACGCGGATAAAGAATGAGATGCGGGAGAAATTGGCTATCGAGGACAAGAAGCAGTGAGGAAGAGACCGTGAAGGCTGAGTGTAGGTGTAGGATTGTATATATGCATATTGAACGGCCCTTTTGACCGAGCATTTAGCAAAAAGCGAGATAGAAGCGAATGTTTATACCCCCAACCACTTCGTCCGCCTCCGACCGAACATCACAAGTGTCATCAAGTGGGTTACAAGCTGAATGTATGCTTGGGGCGGACTCACCGAGGAGGGTTGCATGGAGTTTTTACAGTTTGTTTTTGGGTCGACCAACCCGATCACTTCCAAGTTATCCGATCCAGCGGGCTTGGCATGCATAAAAATGTCACCCCCTGACCATGGAAGCGCCAGGCTTTGTTCCTCCAAGCTTCGATTCCAAAGCTAACGAATCGAATTTTCTACGCCATGCCTCACAACCGTCGGTCCAGGCCGGTTTTTCCTTCTGGAAATCATCATCCGGCCTGTGGTTTGCCTGTAGCTTGGTGGAACAGTTACCTTGGGGGTTCAATTCTAGGGAGAATGGGGTTAGGGGGGCCGCTGCCATACTTATCGGCCACGCCAGGGGCGCCAATCACAGCGCTCCCCCAACGGCACGGGTTGGTGCAGAATGTGCAGGGGGGGTTTGTTCATCAATCGGAAGTTGAGGAATGTCTATGTGCTCCTTGTGTCACAGTGTGTCAGATGAAGTGCGTGCCTGAACACCAGCGCCGTTGGACCAAATAGTTTGGGTGTTGTGGAATGTTGCGGCAcggcttcttttttttttttttttttttttttttttgtttttacTTCAACTGCCGTTCTCCCAGGTTTTTTTCGTtcgctgttgatgttgttttgCTCAATCCTCTTGGATTATTGTCTGGGCGGTGATTTTTGGATGACCTAATAATACTCCAAGCCTTCCGGTCATACGATACCCGTCCGTCCAGCTTTGGTAGACTGTACCAGCCCAGAAAAATGAAATCCATCCCTCGtcctacaacaacaaccacgaaGCCCGACGACGAACTGATCTCTGACAATTGGGGACtctcggatgaggaggatcaTCTCAAAATGAGCGCTACACCAACAGCAAAGGTTTTTTGGCAACTCGCACATTCCAATTCACCAACTTCTGGTCTCGCCAACAAGAGAGCCAAGCGCAGGAGAGCTCACTCGGCGGGTTGCTTCGGCATACCGTTTGATCTGCTCGCCTTCCTGTCCGTCTTTCAACTGgacccaaaccaaaacaacaacaccaccaaaaggattcagtcatcatcaccaccacatttTGAGTCTGAGAAGGTCGGGGAGGTAAGGAAATCGGCGACATGGCCACTTATCCACTCGGCAAAATCACAGGCTGCCCGGGAGGCACGCATGGCAGCGAAGCGCTCAGCGGCCATCGACCGGCAACTTGAACAAGACCGGGAAGCCTTGTGTCGGACGGCTCAAGTCATGGTTACTGGTTGCGGCCCGACAAGATGCGAGGGAAAGACTTTGCTTTTTGACCAAATGAGAAAATGCAGCTCACCAGGATCCTCCGACCAGCAACCAACAGGGGATCCAGCCACCCAAGTGAGAACCGCGGCCATAAAAGAGATGAAACGAATCCTCTATGAAATCCACGCCCAGGAAACACACTACCATCAACAATCCAACCAACaaatcccaccacccctatcaaacctcctccaaacagCCATCACCCTCCACGATTTACCCCTCGACGAACCCCCCCAAGTCAACCAAGAGACCCTCGCCTTTAtcaaccaaaccaccaccttgTGGTCTGACCCCCTCTGGACAAACCTCTGCTACACCACTCTCGGCCGCTCCCGCCCattcatcaccctcctcctctccctatTATCCCGCTCTTTTACCCCATCATACACCCCCACACCAACCGATCTCTCCCACATCAAgcacttctcctcctctgccccccGATCCCTCCACCGCGaatccctcacccccttcccatccacctcctccctcgaatTCGACCTCATCGACCGCGACAATACAtcctgctgctccttccTCCGCCGCAAAATCTTTAATttcctctccgccaacctctccatcctcatgCTGGTCGACTTGGCGTCTTACTCTCAAACCCTAGAGGAAGATAACAACGTCAATTACCTCAGCGAGGCGCTCCGGTCctttgaggggttggttaACAACAAAATGTTTGCGCAAAACGCCCGCGGGGCGATGATGTTGCTTTTGTGGAATAGTGAGGGTTTGGAAAGACAGTTGGATGAGAGGCCGTTAGGGGGATATTTTCCTGACTTtagggggagaaggggggaggagaggggttgGATCAGGAAGGAGTTTGAAAAGGTTGTTAAGAGGGGTAAGTATGGGAGGGATGTGAGGATTCGGGTTGGggagccgggggaggaggggacggtgaggtgggttgttggggcGGTGAAGACGGGGTTGTTGGATCAGGGGTTGTGTGAGATGGGGttagggagggagggggaggggagtgggtgGTGTCGGAGGGTGTAGGTGGAAAtcaaggggggaggggggatgtaATGATGTTATGACGTGACGATATGGGTAATGGTTCGGGTATTTTGGTTATATGAAAAGAGAATTCTGTTTTGGTTGCCCCCCTACCTCCTCGTATCCAAAACAAATTTGAGGTCCTGGCAGGTGTCAGAGTACCGGACATGGTATTTGCGGAGCAGAACTCACATCAATAGACTCCCCTCCTGGAGCTTGGTCATCAAGTGATAGCTGAGCAAGGCGTTTCTTGCGCTCTTGTATCTTCAAGATTTGCTTGAACCCGACATGTATTAGCTTCTATTCTTCAGTCAGCGACGAGGAAGCGTACCGGCTCAATCGTTCGTTCCGTCACATACTTAAGAATCTTGACCGGCCGAGTCTGGCCCATCCTGAGCACTCGGGCAACAGCTTGTGCTTCGATGGCTGGGTTGTAGATTGGTTCG from Podospora pseudopauciseta strain CBS 411.78 chromosome 6, whole genome shotgun sequence includes:
- the URA9 gene encoding Dihydroorotate dehydrogenase (quinone), mitochondrial (EggNog:ENOG503NXFM; COG:F; BUSCO:EOG092624RX) encodes the protein MASPFLRTRHTLSSALRPLARNPTPRINHAVPRRPASTASSSSGGSSAKTVAISTALGTAAVLGYYYATDTRASFHKYLVPRVIRVLFPDAEDAHHAGTAALKALYSVGLHPRERVQDGDATGAKPLAVNVFGVELSNPIGISAGLDKDAEIPDPLFALGAGVVEVGGITPLPQEGNPKPRVFRVVSTDGLINRYGLNSKGADAVAAHLRERLRTLARSIGFTEKEMLDGAAGVPVGSLKDGRLLCVQIAKNKKTDEKDVEAVKKDYVTCVNRLAPYADVLVVNVSSPNTPGLRDLQATGPLTALLSAVVEEAQKTKRKVKPRVMVKVSPDEDDDSQMEGVVQAVWMSGVDGVIVGNTTKKRTGLVPKGVRLTSQEQKNIMEDGGYSGPALFNQTLNLVGRYRKMLDSYSLKTEGLGDAFNKDQKVIFATGGITNGDEALKVLNAGASVAMVYTGMVYGGSGTITRIKNEMREKLAIEDKKQ
- a CDS encoding hypothetical protein (EggNog:ENOG50KOG0082; COG:V) — encoded protein: MKSIPRPTTTTTKPDDELISDNWGLSDEEDHLKMSATPTAKVFWQLAHSNSPTSGLANKRAKRRRAHSAGCFGIPFDLLAFLSVFQLDPNQNNNTTKRIQSSSPPHFESEKVGEVRKSATWPLIHSAKSQAAREARMAAKRSAAIDRQLEQDREALCRTAQVMVTGCGPTRCEGKTLLFDQMRKCSSPGSSDQQPTGDPATQVRTAAIKEMKRILYEIHAQETHYHQQSNQQIPPPLSNLLQTAITLHDLPLDEPPQVNQETLAFINQTTTLWSDPLWTNLCYTTLGRSRPFITLLLSLLSRSFTPSYTPTPTDLSHIKHFSSSAPRSLHRESLTPFPSTSSLEFDLIDRDNTSCCSFLRRKIFNFLSANLSILMLVDLASYSQTLEEDNNVNYLSEALRSFEGLVNNKMFAQNARGAMMLLLWNSEGLERQLDERPLGGYFPDFRGRRGEERGWIRKEFEKVVKRGKYGRDVRIRVGEPGEEGTVRWVVGAVKTGLLDQGLCEMGLGREGEGSGWCRRV